A section of the Streptomyces sp. Je 1-369 genome encodes:
- a CDS encoding oxidoreductase, which produces MWQAFRNGSVYDLRSGDPAVDDPHGGHPWGPDRSVRARIVCWLLLDGPPALAGRVSSLKLAGVQITDPLDLAGGTVVPYTEMKHCRFEKEVLLPEARFATLRLVDCSIPRVEAARLHTEGDLHLPRCRIHNGIRLTDAHIGTDLLLNQAVVYRDRRSHSITGDGLTVGQDLQAEMMESHGELSLRGAKIGVSLSLRGSKLVNQYGRHALNAPQMTVERTLYLTPAAVGNPPQTSGTTPARGTRVQRFECEGGIRLDDGRFGDAIDFAHARFTLQNDQEISLRRVQTPELRFLGEAPQRGKVVLSGARVVNLIDRASSWPGPGGLQMGGFTYENLVPQGTFPLSRRLSWVMAATAEYNPEPYEKLATVLRNGGEDADAREVLLAKQRRRRETLPLAAKLWGYAQDWTVAYGYRPGRAAVWMAVLWAVSAVAFSRAEHPAIKPGEHPNWNPALFSLDLLLPVINLGQDTYWQLNGGWQWFSTALILLGWILATTVAAGATRLLRRS; this is translated from the coding sequence ATGTGGCAGGCCTTCCGCAACGGCAGTGTGTACGACCTCAGATCGGGCGATCCGGCCGTCGACGATCCGCACGGCGGGCACCCCTGGGGTCCCGACCGGAGCGTGCGGGCCCGCATCGTGTGCTGGCTGCTGCTCGACGGCCCGCCGGCGCTCGCGGGCCGCGTGTCGTCCCTGAAGCTGGCGGGCGTGCAGATCACCGATCCGCTGGACCTCGCGGGCGGCACGGTCGTCCCGTATACCGAGATGAAGCACTGCCGCTTCGAGAAGGAGGTCCTCCTTCCCGAGGCCCGCTTCGCGACGCTGCGGCTCGTCGACTGCTCGATCCCGCGCGTCGAGGCGGCCCGGCTGCACACCGAGGGCGACCTGCACCTGCCGCGCTGCCGCATCCACAACGGCATCCGCCTCACCGACGCCCACATCGGCACCGACCTGCTCCTGAACCAGGCGGTGGTCTACCGCGACCGGCGCAGCCACTCCATCACCGGCGACGGCCTCACCGTCGGCCAGGACCTCCAGGCCGAGATGATGGAGTCGCACGGCGAGCTGAGCCTGCGCGGCGCGAAGATCGGCGTGTCCCTGAGCCTGCGCGGCAGCAAGCTGGTGAACCAGTACGGCAGGCACGCGCTCAACGCCCCGCAGATGACCGTCGAGCGCACCCTGTACCTGACCCCGGCCGCCGTCGGCAATCCCCCGCAGACCAGCGGCACCACACCGGCCCGCGGCACCCGCGTGCAGCGCTTCGAGTGCGAGGGCGGCATCCGCCTCGACGACGGCCGCTTCGGCGACGCCATCGACTTCGCGCACGCCCGCTTCACCCTCCAGAACGACCAGGAGATCTCGCTGCGCCGCGTCCAGACGCCCGAGCTCCGCTTCCTCGGCGAGGCCCCGCAGCGCGGGAAGGTCGTCCTGTCCGGCGCCCGGGTCGTCAACCTCATCGACCGTGCGTCGAGCTGGCCCGGGCCCGGCGGCCTCCAGATGGGCGGTTTCACGTACGAGAACCTCGTGCCGCAGGGCACCTTCCCGCTCTCCCGGCGGCTGAGCTGGGTGATGGCCGCGACGGCCGAGTACAACCCGGAGCCGTACGAGAAGCTCGCCACCGTCCTGCGCAACGGCGGCGAGGACGCCGACGCCCGCGAGGTGCTCCTCGCCAAGCAGCGGCGGCGCCGCGAGACCCTGCCCCTCGCGGCGAAGCTCTGGGGGTACGCGCAGGACTGGACCGTCGCCTACGGCTACCGGCCCGGGCGGGCCGCCGTCTGGATGGCGGTGCTGTGGGCGGTCAGCGCGGTGGCGTTCTCGCGCGCCGAGCATCCCGCGATCAAACCCGGCGAGCACCCGAACTGGAACCCCGCCCTGTTCTCCCTCGATCTGCTGCTGCCCGTCATCAACCTCGGGCAGGACACCTACTGGCAGCTGAACGGCGGCTGGCAGTGGTTCTCGACCGCGCTGATCCTGCTCGGCTGGATCCTGGCGACCACGGTGGCGGCCGGGGCGACGCGGCTCCTGCGGCGCAGCTGA
- the hisD gene encoding histidinol dehydrogenase — protein MISRIDLRGDALTEFPSGPALRALLPRADFDVAAALEKVRPICEDVHHRGDAALIDYAEKFDGVRLDQVRVPAAALTEALDGLDPAVRAALEESIRRARTVHREQRRAPHTTQVVPGGTVTEKWVPVERVGLYAPGGRSVYPSSVIMNAVPAQEAGVESMALASPPQADFGGLPHPTILAACALLGIDEVYAVGGAQAVAMFAYGTESCAPANMVTGPGNIWVAAAKRYFTGRIGIDTEAGPTEIAVLADDTADPAHVASDLISQAEHDPLAAAVLVTDSLALADAVEKELAPQVAATKHVEDRIVPALSGRQSAIVLVDGLEQGLKVVDAYGAEHLEIQTGDAAAVAGRVKNAGAIFVGPWSPVSLGDYCAGSNHVLPTGGCACHSSGLSVQSFLRGIHIVDYSRDALADVAHHVVTLAEAEDLPAHGAAVKARFGWKVPGQ, from the coding sequence GTGATCTCTCGAATCGATCTGCGCGGCGATGCCCTCACGGAGTTTCCGTCGGGTCCCGCCCTGCGCGCCCTGCTGCCCCGTGCCGACTTCGACGTCGCGGCCGCCCTGGAGAAGGTGCGGCCCATCTGCGAGGACGTGCATCATCGTGGCGACGCGGCCCTGATCGACTACGCGGAGAAGTTCGACGGCGTGCGCCTGGACCAGGTCCGGGTCCCCGCCGCCGCCCTCACCGAGGCCCTCGACGGCCTCGACCCGGCCGTGCGCGCGGCGCTTGAGGAGTCCATCCGCCGCGCCCGCACCGTCCACCGCGAGCAGCGCCGCGCCCCGCACACCACGCAGGTCGTCCCCGGCGGCACCGTCACCGAGAAGTGGGTCCCCGTCGAACGCGTCGGGCTCTACGCACCGGGCGGCCGGTCCGTCTACCCCTCCTCCGTGATCATGAACGCCGTCCCCGCCCAGGAGGCGGGCGTCGAGTCGATGGCGCTCGCGTCCCCGCCGCAGGCCGACTTCGGTGGCCTTCCGCACCCGACGATCCTCGCCGCCTGCGCGCTCCTCGGCATCGACGAGGTGTACGCGGTCGGCGGCGCCCAGGCCGTCGCGATGTTCGCGTACGGCACCGAGAGCTGCGCCCCCGCCAACATGGTCACCGGGCCCGGCAACATCTGGGTCGCGGCCGCCAAGCGCTACTTCACCGGGCGCATCGGCATCGACACCGAGGCGGGCCCGACCGAGATCGCCGTCCTCGCCGACGACACCGCCGACCCGGCGCACGTCGCGTCCGACCTGATCAGCCAGGCCGAGCACGACCCGCTCGCGGCCGCCGTCCTCGTCACGGACTCCCTCGCGCTCGCCGACGCGGTCGAGAAGGAGCTGGCACCGCAGGTCGCGGCGACCAAGCACGTCGAGGACCGCATCGTGCCCGCGCTCAGCGGCCGCCAGTCCGCGATCGTCCTGGTCGACGGCCTGGAGCAGGGCCTCAAGGTCGTCGACGCGTACGGCGCCGAGCACCTGGAGATCCAGACCGGTGACGCGGCCGCCGTCGCGGGACGCGTCAAGAACGCCGGCGCGATCTTCGTCGGCCCGTGGTCGCCCGTCTCCCTCGGCGACTACTGCGCGGGCTCCAACCACGTCCTGCCCACCGGCGGCTGCGCCTGCCACTCCTCGGGGCTCAGCGTCCAGTCGTTCCTGCGCGGCATCCACATCGTGGACTACAGCCGCGACGCCCTCGCCGACGTCGCGCACCACGTCGTGACGCTCGCCGAGGCGGAGGACCTGCCCGCGCACGGCGCGGCCGTCAAGGCACGGTTCGGATGGAAGGTGCCGGGGCAGTGA
- the ybaK gene encoding Cys-tRNA(Pro) deacylase — MAKKQKKQTAQAAGTPATVALTAAGASFTVHSYEHDPSHPSYGEEAAEAMGVSPDRVFKTLVAEVDGALTVAVVPVAGSLDLKALAAAVSGKKAVMADPAAAERTTGYVRGGISPLGQRKKLRTVLDDSASAHSTICVSAGRRGLEVELAPGDLASLTDAVLAPIGRS; from the coding sequence TTGGCGAAGAAGCAGAAGAAGCAGACGGCACAGGCCGCGGGGACGCCCGCGACGGTCGCGCTCACCGCGGCCGGGGCGTCCTTCACCGTCCACTCCTACGAACACGACCCGTCCCATCCCTCGTACGGCGAAGAGGCCGCCGAGGCGATGGGCGTGTCGCCCGACCGGGTCTTCAAGACGCTGGTCGCCGAGGTCGACGGCGCGCTCACCGTGGCGGTCGTCCCGGTGGCGGGCTCCCTCGACCTGAAGGCGCTGGCCGCCGCGGTCTCCGGCAAGAAGGCCGTGATGGCCGACCCGGCGGCCGCCGAGCGCACCACGGGCTATGTACGGGGCGGCATCTCGCCGCTCGGCCAGCGCAAGAAGCTGCGCACGGTCCTGGACGATTCGGCGTCGGCGCACTCCACGATCTGCGTCTCGGCGGGCCGCCGCGGCCTTGAGGTCGAGCTGGCGCCGGGCGACCTGGCGTCGCTCACGGACGCGGTGCTGGCGCCGATCGGCCGGTCCTGA
- a CDS encoding NYN domain-containing protein yields the protein MDRCIVLVDAGYLLGAAASLLAGEPSRSRITVDHSALIQGLRERAEADTERPLLRIYWFDGAPDRVPQPEHRRLRVMPRVTVRLGALTRSDGRWAQKGVDAAMHAELTELARNRACSDVVLVTGDGDLLPGMMAAKEHGVAVHLWAVQAADGDYNQSEDLVAEADERRVLDRAWITKAVRPKELTGICAPPPVPRPEIAAILSAPLPESALAAAAQHAEEEAQDHHPEPAANGRQPDEHRMPPGKGVPTPKDLAALRAPGTQPAQHPTNATLRWSSDKGWVERPGGAPEAAEAAALPTLAQLTTAEQRWADREEDITTVGGDPFEVGQVFARRWMARLPEQHNLQKLSTMYPRIPHRVDGELLRYAARFGLLAHKDDQIDEHDRYAIRAGFWREVDGRTAAEHAPAGDRAGD from the coding sequence GTGGATCGCTGCATCGTCCTGGTGGACGCCGGTTATCTGCTGGGTGCCGCCGCGAGTCTCCTCGCGGGCGAACCGTCCAGGTCCCGGATCACCGTCGATCACTCCGCCCTCATCCAGGGCCTGCGCGAACGCGCGGAAGCCGACACCGAGCGCCCCCTCCTGCGCATCTACTGGTTCGACGGCGCCCCCGACCGCGTCCCCCAGCCCGAACACCGCAGACTGCGCGTCATGCCCCGCGTCACCGTCCGCCTCGGCGCCCTGACCCGCAGCGACGGCCGCTGGGCGCAGAAGGGCGTCGACGCCGCGATGCACGCCGAACTGACCGAGCTGGCCCGCAACCGCGCCTGCTCCGACGTCGTGCTCGTCACCGGCGACGGCGATCTGCTGCCCGGCATGATGGCCGCCAAGGAACACGGCGTCGCCGTCCACCTGTGGGCCGTACAGGCCGCCGACGGGGACTACAACCAGTCCGAGGACCTGGTCGCGGAGGCCGACGAGCGGCGCGTCCTCGACCGCGCCTGGATCACCAAGGCCGTCCGCCCCAAGGAGCTCACCGGCATCTGCGCGCCCCCGCCCGTGCCGCGCCCCGAGATCGCCGCGATCCTCTCCGCCCCGCTCCCGGAGTCCGCGCTCGCCGCCGCCGCGCAGCACGCCGAGGAAGAGGCCCAGGACCACCACCCCGAACCCGCGGCCAACGGCAGGCAGCCCGACGAGCACCGCATGCCGCCGGGCAAGGGCGTGCCCACCCCCAAGGACCTGGCCGCCCTGCGCGCCCCCGGCACCCAGCCCGCGCAGCACCCCACCAACGCGACGCTGCGCTGGTCCTCCGACAAGGGCTGGGTCGAGCGCCCGGGCGGCGCCCCGGAGGCCGCCGAGGCCGCCGCGCTGCCCACCCTCGCCCAGCTGACCACGGCCGAACAGCGCTGGGCCGACCGCGAGGAGGACATCACCACCGTCGGCGGCGACCCCTTCGAGGTCGGTCAGGTGTTCGCGCGGCGCTGGATGGCGCGGCTCCCGGAACAGCACAACCTGCAGAAACTGTCCACGATGTACCCCCGCATCCCGCACCGCGTCGACGGCGAGCTGCTCCGCTACGCCGCACGGTTCGGCCTGCTCGCGCACAAGGACGACCAGATCGACGAGCACGACCGGTACGCGATCAGGGCGGGCTTCTGGCGCGAGGTCGACGGGCGCACGGCCGCGGAGCACGCGCCCGCGGGCGACCGGGCAGGCGACTGA
- a CDS encoding ABC transporter ATP-binding protein — translation MSTRPTPAVRQGLRQEHGNDAVCAVRDLVKTYPAARARRGRPATPEVRATDGIRLTVGRGEIFGLLGPNGAGKSTLVRQLTGLMRPDSGSVEILGHDIVRHPERAARILAYLGQESTALDELTVSLAVETTGRLRGLDVPRARYERDAVLEELGLTSLAGRPLKKLSGGQRRLACFATALVGERQLLVLDEPTTGMDPVARRAVWAAIDWRRAERGTTVVLVTHNVIEAETVLDRVAVLDQGKVIACDSPAGLKEKVADEVRVELVWRERAPLDVPEVAALRSSAVESGRRWSLRLAPDEARAAVAAVTGGAAFAALDDFTLATPSLEDVYLALGGSGRGLVKA, via the coding sequence GTGAGTACGCGCCCGACACCGGCAGTCCGACAGGGACTCCGTCAGGAACACGGCAACGACGCCGTCTGCGCGGTGCGCGACCTGGTGAAGACGTATCCCGCCGCCCGCGCCCGGCGCGGCAGGCCCGCGACCCCCGAGGTCCGCGCCACCGACGGGATCCGCCTGACGGTCGGACGCGGCGAGATCTTCGGTCTGCTCGGCCCCAACGGCGCCGGCAAATCCACCCTCGTACGCCAGCTGACCGGCCTGATGCGGCCCGACAGCGGCAGCGTCGAGATCCTCGGCCACGACATCGTGCGCCACCCCGAGCGGGCCGCGCGGATCCTCGCCTACCTGGGCCAGGAGTCCACCGCCCTCGACGAGCTGACCGTGTCGCTCGCCGTCGAGACGACCGGACGGCTGCGCGGACTCGACGTACCGCGCGCGCGGTACGAGCGGGACGCGGTCCTCGAGGAGCTGGGGCTCACCTCGCTGGCCGGACGGCCGCTGAAGAAGCTTTCCGGCGGGCAGCGCAGGCTCGCCTGCTTCGCCACCGCGCTGGTGGGGGAGCGGCAGCTGCTCGTCCTCGACGAACCCACCACCGGCATGGACCCGGTCGCGCGGCGCGCCGTCTGGGCGGCCATCGACTGGCGCAGGGCCGAGCGCGGCACCACGGTGGTCCTCGTGACCCACAACGTCATCGAGGCCGAGACGGTCCTCGACCGGGTCGCCGTGCTCGACCAGGGCAAGGTCATCGCCTGCGACAGCCCGGCCGGACTCAAGGAGAAGGTCGCGGACGAGGTCAGGGTGGAACTGGTGTGGCGGGAGCGGGCGCCGCTCGACGTGCCCGAGGTGGCCGCGCTGCGGTCCTCCGCGGTGGAGTCGGGGCGCCGGTGGTCCCTGCGGCTCGCCCCGGACGAGGCGCGGGCCGCCGTCGCGGCGGTCACCGGCGGGGCCGCGTTCGCCGCGCTGGACGACTTCACGCTGGCCACGCCCAGCCTGGAGGACGTCTACCTGGCATTGGGCGGGAGCGGACGGGGGCTGGTGAAGGCATGA
- a CDS encoding LON peptidase substrate-binding domain-containing protein produces the protein MPVVTTRLPLFPLNSVLFPGLVLPLNVFEERYRAMMRELLKTPEEEQRQFAVVAIRDGQEVAPSAPGLPDPTALPEHGPSAGFGDDPLKAFHGMGCVADAATIRERDDGGFEVLATGTTRVRITSVDASGPFLTAEVEEVPEESGEGAGTLAEGVLRAFRSYQKRLAGARERSLSTGAELPDDPSVVSYLVAAAAVLDTGTKQRLLEAQDTASRLRDELTLLRSETAIIRNLPSLPATELTRGTTSLN, from the coding sequence TTGCCGGTCGTGACCACCCGGCTTCCGCTCTTTCCGCTCAACTCGGTGCTGTTCCCCGGCCTCGTGCTGCCGCTGAACGTCTTCGAGGAGCGATATCGCGCCATGATGCGCGAGCTGCTCAAGACCCCCGAGGAGGAGCAGCGCCAGTTCGCCGTCGTCGCGATCCGCGACGGCCAGGAGGTGGCGCCGAGCGCGCCAGGACTCCCCGACCCGACGGCGCTGCCCGAGCACGGCCCCTCCGCGGGGTTCGGCGACGATCCGCTCAAGGCCTTCCACGGCATGGGCTGCGTGGCGGACGCCGCGACGATCAGGGAGCGCGACGACGGCGGCTTCGAGGTCCTCGCGACGGGCACGACACGGGTGCGCATCACGTCGGTCGACGCGTCCGGGCCGTTCCTCACCGCCGAGGTCGAGGAGGTGCCCGAGGAGTCCGGCGAGGGTGCGGGCACGCTCGCCGAGGGCGTCCTGCGCGCCTTCCGCTCGTACCAGAAGCGGCTGGCGGGGGCGCGGGAGCGGTCGCTGTCGACGGGCGCAGAGCTGCCCGACGACCCGTCCGTCGTCTCCTACCTGGTCGCCGCCGCGGCCGTCCTCGACACCGGCACCAAGCAGCGGCTCCTGGAGGCGCAGGACACGGCGTCGCGGCTGCGGGACGAGCTGACCCTGCTGCGCTCCGAGACCGCGATCATCCGCAACCTGCCCTCGCTGCCCGCGACGGAGCTGACGCGCGGGACGACGAGCCTCAACTGA
- a CDS encoding ABC transporter permease — protein MSAVPLEAVVRADGRAEAAAPGPAPLGPPARLLPALSAVYRAQLSRARVARIPLLFVATFQSVGIMILMRGVVDGGGEARAVVAGSSVLVVAFVALNLLAQYFGQLRSDGGLDHYATLPVPPAAVVLGAAAAYASFTVPGTFVTAIVGCGLFGLPFTHLWVLLAVIPLAGAALAGLGAALGLLAPRPELATLLGQMGMSAALLLGVLPADRMPTVLQYARDLLPSTYGVEAFAHTFGPDPDWVVVALDLAVCAGVGVVSLAVATWAFRRAAVR, from the coding sequence GTGAGTGCCGTTCCCCTCGAAGCCGTGGTGCGGGCCGACGGGCGGGCCGAGGCGGCCGCGCCGGGCCCCGCACCCCTCGGGCCGCCCGCCCGGCTGCTGCCGGCGCTCTCGGCCGTCTACCGCGCCCAGCTCTCGCGGGCCAGGGTCGCCCGCATCCCGCTGCTCTTCGTGGCGACCTTCCAGTCCGTCGGCATCATGATCCTGATGCGCGGCGTCGTCGACGGGGGCGGTGAGGCGCGGGCCGTCGTCGCCGGGTCCTCCGTGCTCGTCGTCGCGTTCGTCGCCCTCAACCTGCTCGCCCAGTACTTCGGGCAGCTCCGCTCCGACGGCGGGCTCGACCACTACGCCACGCTCCCCGTGCCGCCCGCCGCCGTGGTCCTGGGGGCCGCGGCCGCGTACGCCTCGTTCACGGTGCCCGGCACGTTCGTGACGGCGATCGTCGGGTGCGGGCTCTTCGGGCTGCCCTTCACCCACCTGTGGGTGCTGCTCGCGGTGATCCCGCTGGCCGGTGCCGCCCTCGCGGGACTCGGCGCCGCCCTCGGCCTGCTCGCGCCACGCCCCGAACTGGCCACCCTGCTCGGTCAGATGGGCATGTCGGCGGCGCTGCTGCTCGGCGTGCTCCCGGCCGACCGGATGCCGACGGTGCTGCAGTACGCGCGTGACCTGCTGCCGTCGACGTACGGCGTGGAGGCCTTCGCCCATACGTTCGGTCCTGATCCTGACTGGGTCGTCGTCGCCCTGGACCTCGCGGTCTGCGCGGGCGTCGGCGTGGTCTCCCTGGCCGTCGCCACGTGGGCGTTCCGCCGGGCGGCCGTCCGGTGA
- a CDS encoding DUF2567 domain-containing protein, which translates to MTAPLTPSQPPDEQPPHDPWQTPEQPSGATSPYGSPDGSPYGSPDGYERDGAGLRAEVVQAAVIVVAVAVAGVLLGALWMWLAPRVPLVSDGKAVYLKDTEGEQAIGIDGTFTLLSLGFGLVSGVVVFLLRKRGGIPLVAGLAVGSLLGALLAWRVGIWLGPETDVVAHAKSLGKGVVFDAPLELKAMGTVLAWPVAALAVHLGLTGLFGPRDPEPYPGP; encoded by the coding sequence GTGACCGCACCGTTGACTCCCTCCCAACCGCCGGACGAACAACCCCCGCACGACCCCTGGCAGACCCCCGAGCAGCCCTCGGGAGCGACGTCTCCTTACGGGTCCCCCGACGGGTCTCCCTACGGGTCTCCCGACGGGTACGAGCGGGACGGTGCGGGCCTGCGGGCCGAAGTGGTGCAGGCCGCAGTGATCGTGGTCGCGGTGGCCGTGGCCGGTGTGCTGCTCGGCGCGCTGTGGATGTGGCTGGCGCCGCGGGTGCCGCTCGTCTCGGACGGCAAGGCGGTGTACCTCAAGGACACCGAGGGCGAGCAGGCCATCGGAATAGACGGAACGTTCACCCTGCTGTCGCTCGGCTTCGGCCTGGTCAGCGGCGTCGTCGTCTTCCTGCTCCGCAAGCGCGGCGGGATCCCGCTGGTCGCGGGGCTGGCGGTCGGCAGCCTGCTCGGCGCGCTGCTCGCGTGGCGGGTCGGCATCTGGCTGGGCCCCGAGACGGACGTCGTGGCGCACGCCAAGTCCCTCGGCAAGGGCGTCGTCTTCGACGCGCCGCTGGAACTCAAGGCGATGGGCACGGTCCTCGCCTGGCCGGTGGCGGCGCTGGCCGTGCATCTCGGCCTCACGGGACTGTTCGGCCCGCGGGACCCGGAGCCGTACCCAGGACCCTGA